A window of Methanolobus sediminis contains these coding sequences:
- a CDS encoding glutaredoxin family protein, which yields MVEVVIYTTQTCPKCEQLKKVLKSKGVEFATADMSTPEALTELKFNGVFTMTAPVLQIGDEFLTHKELFSGPDVNLEALGSIL from the coding sequence ATGGTTGAAGTGGTTATATATACAACACAGACTTGCCCGAAATGCGAGCAATTAAAAAAGGTACTTAAATCTAAAGGAGTTGAATTCGCAACAGCAGATATGTCTACTCCTGAAGCTTTGACCGAACTAAAATTCAATGGTGTTTTCACCATGACTGCCCCGGTACTCCAGATCGGCGATGAGTTTTTAACTCATAAGGAACTGTTCAGTGGTCCTGACGTGAACCTGGAAGCATTGGGCAGCATACTCTAA
- a CDS encoding peptidase U32 family protein, with translation MKLYAPHVGHLEALEELLTGSKDIYGIYMAGTPDYVGTGRTNLSSPGLEEIAEQTARAHEEDVKMEVVLNSSCMGGQHLTPEGYNRVNWYFTQLHNIGVDAVTVAEPYFIEMLSKDFDMEVVVSVLSFVDSPQKAEFYEQLGADTIVIDPVINRDFEKLEAIRDSVSCDLKLLVNEGCLYQCPFRYAHFNFFSHANGPGPKLNVLDDYYYYKCLSLRISDPQQLIKSPWIRPEDLKEYRHITDTFKIGGRTHFPNWILNNVQAYANESYDGNLMDLLDCPRDIRDLFYISNKELEGAINQWKQCGKVCNKCGYCKKLAEKIIKVYTAEGCGNILKPLKS, from the coding sequence ATGAAACTGTATGCGCCACACGTAGGACACCTTGAAGCACTTGAGGAGCTGCTTACCGGTTCCAAAGATATTTATGGTATCTACATGGCAGGCACACCTGACTATGTAGGCACTGGAAGAACTAACCTCAGTTCACCGGGACTTGAAGAGATTGCCGAGCAGACAGCACGTGCCCATGAAGAAGATGTGAAGATGGAAGTGGTCCTGAACAGTTCATGCATGGGTGGCCAGCACTTAACTCCTGAAGGATATAACAGAGTAAACTGGTATTTTACACAGCTCCATAACATTGGCGTTGATGCAGTAACTGTTGCTGAACCTTATTTTATAGAGATGTTGTCAAAAGATTTCGACATGGAAGTTGTCGTCTCAGTACTGTCCTTTGTGGATTCGCCTCAAAAGGCTGAGTTCTATGAACAACTTGGTGCAGACACTATAGTAATAGATCCTGTAATAAACAGGGATTTTGAAAAACTTGAAGCAATAAGAGACTCAGTATCCTGTGACCTTAAGCTTCTCGTCAACGAAGGGTGCCTTTACCAGTGTCCCTTCAGGTATGCGCACTTCAATTTCTTTTCACATGCCAATGGCCCCGGACCAAAACTGAATGTTCTGGATGACTATTATTACTACAAGTGCCTTTCACTCAGGATCAGCGACCCACAGCAACTAATCAAATCTCCCTGGATAAGGCCTGAGGACCTGAAAGAGTACAGGCACATTACAGATACCTTCAAGATCGGAGGAAGGACACACTTCCCTAACTGGATACTAAACAATGTCCAGGCCTATGCAAATGAATCTTATGATGGTAACCTTATGGACCTGCTTGATTGTCCAAGGGATATCCGTGACCTGTTCTACATATCAAACAAGGAACTGGAAGGTGCCATTAACCAGTGGAAGCAGTGCGGTAAAGTCTGCAACAAATGCGGATACTGTAAAAAGCTTGCAGAAAAGATAATCAAAGTATATACTGCAGAAGGATGCGGGAATATACTAAAACCCCTGAAATCTTAA
- a CDS encoding universal stress protein produces the protein MKLLIPTDGSIYSSNAAKVAAKIALNHDYRLIVLHVVPDKGFSRKTWQKKGADSVISTITDILTEAGCDEDRIDTIIEDGSAPEKIVEIARNEGVDRIVIGTQGKNGLKKIVGSVTEKVLQISDVLVLVVPPNYNMSL, from the coding sequence ATGAAACTACTCATCCCGACCGATGGTTCGATATATTCATCAAATGCCGCAAAGGTGGCTGCAAAGATAGCCCTGAATCATGATTACAGACTTATAGTTCTTCATGTAGTCCCTGACAAGGGTTTTTCCAGAAAGACCTGGCAAAAGAAAGGAGCTGACAGTGTTATTTCCACCATCACAGACATCCTTACTGAAGCCGGATGCGACGAAGATAGGATTGATACTATAATAGAGGACGGCAGTGCACCCGAAAAAATAGTGGAAATCGCAAGAAATGAAGGTGTGGACCGCATAGTCATCGGCACGCAGGGAAAGAATGGGCTTAAAAAAATAGTTGGGTCAGTTACCGAAAAAGTGCTTCAGATATCTGACGTGCTTGTACTTGTGGTGCCACCCAACTATAACATGAGCCTGTGA
- a CDS encoding HD domain-containing protein → MRKPLIIHDPVHKTIILDEFEQMVLNTKHVQRLRNIQQLGLVDHVYPGANHTRFEHSIGTMHMASVIGRSLSLEDEDIRKIRLAGLLHDVGHSAFSHAVENVLKRNPQLQPVIEGKKFIKHEAFSRDIISRILPQDNYLAGYVESEFGIDAFDFFDEISKIATGDSRSISKPYLAQVIAGDVDADRIDFLLRDSYHTGVSFGLIDVDQIISSLIIKDENIVLGSTDGSSYGNDMALTAAESMLISRAHHYTAIIHNPKTQAARVMLLYALEDTLEQFKNKSGADAAKNEIIRFFTEYNDNDLLNFIRSNASEKSLSLLDNLREGRLYEPVARLSQKILRPSTRMSLSTIARHGVATKRLETRLAKELGDVLVDLTVASGVPKSMRVAMDDEDGFFYDESALANGLVRAISRQLSLTAFSHPDVVMDKDSPDVLSELRRVVDDLSPRLLHYTREDHYLPIEGIILLFYAVHSIFVDEKPGFVSVPRLRHITWLYRTIRELGTFARLKNLFDYSFHERYGFPYSEKVFEDIQVLVAMGIVDEDLRYYEKDGRFRQSYEYVLTWEGVEYAGTLADAYRPEFEEMMSHLSMVKHSIKRDIVTIPSNRYVAKKRSIGVK, encoded by the coding sequence ATGCGAAAACCCCTGATAATCCACGACCCGGTACACAAGACTATCATACTCGATGAGTTCGAGCAGATGGTGCTGAACACAAAGCATGTCCAGAGGCTCAGAAATATACAGCAGCTAGGTCTTGTGGATCACGTATATCCCGGTGCCAATCATACCCGTTTTGAGCATAGTATCGGTACTATGCACATGGCATCTGTCATAGGGCGTTCCCTTTCACTTGAAGATGAAGATATTCGCAAAATAAGACTTGCAGGACTTCTGCACGACGTAGGTCATTCTGCATTCTCACACGCTGTGGAGAATGTACTCAAACGTAACCCTCAGTTGCAGCCGGTGATCGAAGGAAAGAAGTTCATAAAACACGAAGCTTTTTCCAGAGATATTATTTCAAGGATATTGCCACAGGATAATTACCTTGCAGGCTATGTGGAATCTGAATTTGGAATAGATGCGTTCGACTTTTTTGATGAGATCTCAAAGATAGCAACCGGAGATTCACGTTCCATATCAAAACCATATCTGGCACAGGTAATTGCAGGTGATGTGGATGCTGACCGGATAGATTTCCTGCTGCGTGACTCCTATCATACTGGCGTGTCCTTCGGACTTATCGATGTAGACCAGATAATCAGTAGTCTAATAATAAAGGATGAAAATATCGTCCTTGGAAGTACGGACGGTTCAAGCTATGGCAACGATATGGCATTGACTGCCGCAGAATCCATGCTCATATCCCGTGCACACCACTATACTGCAATCATTCACAATCCAAAAACCCAGGCTGCAAGGGTGATGCTTCTATATGCACTTGAGGATACCCTTGAACAATTCAAAAACAAATCCGGGGCAGATGCGGCAAAGAATGAAATTATCCGCTTTTTCACAGAGTACAATGACAACGACCTGCTCAATTTCATAAGGTCAAATGCATCTGAAAAATCCCTGTCTTTGCTTGATAATCTCCGTGAAGGCAGGTTGTATGAACCAGTTGCAAGGCTCAGCCAGAAGATACTCAGGCCATCCACAAGGATGTCACTTTCAACAATTGCCCGGCATGGTGTGGCTACAAAGAGACTTGAAACAAGGCTTGCAAAGGAACTTGGCGATGTACTTGTGGATCTGACTGTTGCATCAGGTGTTCCAAAAAGCATGCGTGTTGCAATGGATGATGAAGATGGCTTCTTCTATGATGAATCCGCACTCGCTAATGGTCTTGTCCGTGCAATATCACGCCAGCTCTCACTTACTGCATTTTCCCATCCTGATGTTGTCATGGATAAAGATTCACCTGATGTACTCTCAGAACTTCGCAGGGTTGTTGATGACCTTTCACCAAGACTTCTGCATTATACAAGAGAAGATCATTATCTTCCAATTGAGGGTATAATCCTGTTATTCTATGCTGTGCACAGTATTTTTGTGGATGAAAAACCGGGATTTGTTTCAGTTCCTCGTCTGAGGCACATAACATGGCTCTACCGTACTATCCGTGAACTTGGTACTTTCGCTAGACTCAAGAATCTCTTTGATTATTCATTCCATGAAAGGTATGGTTTCCCGTATTCTGAAAAGGTCTTTGAGGATATTCAGGTCCTGGTTGCCATGGGTATAGTTGATGAGGATCTTCGTTATTATGAAAAAGATGGAAGGTTCCGGCAGAGTTATGAATATGTGCTTACATGGGAAGGGGTTGAATATGCAGGCACACTTGCAGATGCATATCGTCCGGAATTTGAAGAAATGATGTCTCATCTTTCAATGGTCAAACATTCTATCAAAAGGGATATAGTTACTATCCCTTCAAACAGGTATGTAGCTAAAAAACGTTCCATAGGTGTAAAATAA
- a CDS encoding sugar phosphate isomerase/epimerase family protein produces the protein MILGASSFAGSFSDIASELQSVELYMPKLGVYKDSILQKDILESLLDELSTVDLKTSLHAPYFADVPTYPKDVVVDMASMGEREFRLMRESIELASRLGSGAIVLHPGRFSCEDDRESCFNKMVSNLKVLASDAQDSGVMLGLENKEGTSTGNLCCDAVELVRAVETVNSDFLGATFDIGHANLTCGGDCNKLRQFAKTMAPHVIHVHVHDNGGIWTDEYDGDQHLAPGAGTIDYTVLKELNNYKGIFNMEVFSMDDVRTGKATIRKALSD, from the coding sequence ATGATTCTTGGTGCCTCTTCATTTGCAGGAAGTTTTTCCGATATAGCCTCTGAATTGCAATCAGTTGAACTTTACATGCCTAAACTTGGCGTGTATAAAGATTCTATTTTGCAGAAAGATATTCTTGAATCATTGCTCGATGAGCTTTCGACAGTTGATCTAAAAACATCACTTCATGCACCTTATTTTGCAGATGTCCCTACTTATCCGAAGGATGTTGTGGTTGACATGGCATCAATGGGTGAAAGGGAATTCCGCCTGATGCGTGAATCAATTGAACTGGCATCCCGACTGGGTTCTGGTGCAATAGTATTGCATCCCGGTAGATTTAGCTGTGAGGATGACCGTGAATCATGTTTCAACAAAATGGTGTCTAATCTGAAAGTTCTGGCATCAGATGCGCAGGACTCTGGAGTGATGCTTGGTCTTGAGAACAAAGAAGGCACTTCTACTGGCAATTTATGTTGTGATGCCGTAGAACTTGTGCGCGCAGTTGAGACGGTAAATTCTGATTTTCTTGGTGCAACCTTCGATATTGGTCATGCTAACCTTACATGTGGCGGCGACTGTAATAAGCTCAGGCAGTTTGCAAAGACCATGGCTCCACATGTAATTCATGTCCATGTGCACGATAATGGTGGAATATGGACAGATGAGTATGACGGTGACCAGCACCTTGCTCCGGGTGCAGGTACTATAGATTATACTGTCCTGAAGGAACTGAATAATTATAAGGGAATATTTAACATGGAGGTTTTCTCCATGGATGATGTGCGTACAGGAAAGGCAACAATAAGAAAAGCCCTGAGTGATTAG
- a CDS encoding signal recognition particle protein Srp19, protein MKDRGKLVIWPAYIDKTKSRKDGRIVSRKTSVQSPTITEINQAAAKLGLNPEVEADKAYPKSWWEAKGRVLIDNTAPKTHHCRRICAAIKEMRS, encoded by the coding sequence ATGAAAGACAGGGGTAAACTGGTCATCTGGCCGGCATACATCGATAAGACCAAATCAAGAAAAGATGGTCGCATTGTTTCCAGAAAGACCTCTGTACAGTCCCCTACAATTACTGAGATAAACCAGGCTGCAGCAAAGCTTGGGTTGAATCCTGAAGTTGAAGCAGACAAAGCCTATCCTAAAAGCTGGTGGGAAGCAAAGGGCAGAGTACTTATTGATAACACTGCACCCAAAACTCATCACTGCAGAAGGATATGCGCAGCTATCAAGGAAATGCGTTCCTGA
- a CDS encoding preprotein translocase subunit Sec61beta yields the protein MAKKKSSGNGLMSSAGLMRYYEADKKAIHVDPKTVVAVGIVIGLAILILDANFGMWPIA from the coding sequence ATGGCAAAAAAGAAATCCAGTGGTAATGGCTTGATGTCATCTGCCGGTCTTATGAGATATTACGAAGCTGACAAGAAAGCAATACATGTAGACCCTAAAACAGTGGTTGCAGTCGGTATTGTTATCGGTCTTGCTATTCTTATACTTGATGCGAACTTTGGAATGTGGCCAATAGCATAA
- a CDS encoding S-methyl-5-thioribose-1-phosphate isomerase: MRTIDWNDDSNSIVMIDQTLLPMEYKVIECKTLASLCEAIKSLRVRGAPALGAAGAYGIALAATLSSASDMDALIRDLNVAAKTIKATRPTAVNLAWGVDRTMGAISDAYDLSGIKDVVLAEAKNIADEDVETNKKLGKHGAKLLEDGDTVMTHCNAGKMACVDWGTALGVIRSAVEAGKDIKVIACETRPLNQGGRITTWELMQDNIDVTLISDSMSGHVMSKGMVDKVIVGADRITGDAVFNKIGTYTHSVLAREHEIPFFVAAPISTFDPNNWEDTVTIEQRDANELRFFKDVQIAPADVKVYNPAFDATPMENVTAVITEKGVFYPPFLLDELLA, translated from the coding sequence ATGAGAACCATAGACTGGAATGATGACTCTAATTCAATTGTAATGATAGACCAGACACTTCTCCCAATGGAGTACAAGGTCATTGAATGCAAAACGCTTGCTTCCCTTTGTGAAGCAATAAAGTCCCTGCGTGTGCGGGGAGCTCCGGCACTTGGAGCTGCCGGTGCCTATGGTATCGCACTTGCCGCAACCCTGAGCAGTGCAAGTGACATGGATGCACTCATAAGAGATCTGAATGTAGCTGCAAAAACCATCAAAGCAACAAGACCCACAGCAGTTAACCTTGCATGGGGAGTTGACAGGACAATGGGTGCAATCTCAGATGCATACGACCTCAGCGGTATCAAGGATGTAGTGCTGGCTGAAGCTAAGAACATCGCTGACGAGGATGTTGAGACTAACAAGAAACTTGGAAAACACGGAGCGAAATTGCTTGAAGATGGTGACACGGTAATGACACACTGTAATGCAGGCAAGATGGCATGTGTTGACTGGGGAACTGCACTTGGAGTTATCCGTTCTGCTGTCGAGGCAGGTAAAGACATCAAAGTAATCGCATGCGAGACAAGGCCACTGAATCAGGGTGGTAGAATTACAACATGGGAACTCATGCAGGACAATATTGATGTTACACTCATTTCTGACTCAATGTCAGGACATGTAATGAGCAAAGGCATGGTGGACAAAGTGATTGTCGGAGCTGACAGGATAACAGGAGATGCAGTGTTCAACAAAATAGGAACTTACACACACTCAGTCCTTGCAAGAGAACATGAGATCCCATTCTTTGTTGCAGCACCAATATCAACCTTTGACCCGAACAACTGGGAAGACACTGTCACCATCGAGCAGAGAGATGCAAATGAACTGCGTTTCTTTAAGGATGTTCAGATAGCACCTGCTGATGTGAAGGTTTACAACCCGGCATTTGATGCAACACCTATGGAAAATGTGACTGCGGTGATTACAGAGAAGGGAGTATTCTACCCGCCATTTTTGCTGGATGAACTTCTGGCATGA
- a CDS encoding tRNA (adenine-N1)-methyltransferase: MLTGELVLLKTSHRDRVKEFIAKVSDDQLHTNFGIIELSSLVDKEPGDTVVSHMGQEFTIQRPKMPDFFRHAKRTGAPMMPKDIGMIIAYTGLNKNDVVLDAGTGSGILTMYLGSIAKRVVTYEVNEEFMKVAAKNVQSAGLDNVELRCGNIVDEIKNIDEKFDVITLDTQNTKDVIPNVKKVLYPGGFIATYSPFFEQTKEIRDALDAEGFDEVMTMEFTEREISFSSRGTRPSTSKVGHTGFITIARA, translated from the coding sequence ATGTTAACAGGCGAGTTGGTTTTGCTGAAGACTTCCCATAGGGATAGGGTCAAAGAGTTCATTGCGAAAGTTTCCGATGATCAGCTGCATACGAATTTTGGAATAATTGAGCTGTCATCTCTTGTTGATAAAGAACCAGGGGATACAGTTGTATCTCACATGGGTCAGGAATTCACAATTCAGCGTCCTAAGATGCCGGATTTCTTCAGGCATGCAAAAAGAACCGGCGCTCCTATGATGCCAAAGGATATTGGCATGATCATTGCTTACACCGGTCTTAATAAAAATGATGTTGTTCTTGATGCAGGCACAGGCTCAGGAATTCTTACAATGTACCTTGGTTCGATTGCAAAAAGGGTTGTAACATATGAGGTGAATGAGGAATTCATGAAGGTTGCAGCTAAGAATGTGCAGAGTGCTGGCCTTGATAATGTAGAACTTCGCTGTGGCAATATTGTCGATGAGATTAAGAACATCGATGAAAAGTTCGACGTTATAACTCTTGATACGCAGAACACCAAGGACGTTATTCCCAATGTAAAGAAGGTACTCTATCCGGGTGGATTCATTGCAACTTATTCTCCGTTCTTCGAACAGACAAAGGAAATACGTGATGCACTTGACGCAGAGGGCTTTGACGAGGTTATGACTATGGAGTTCACTGAACGTGAGATCTCATTTTCTTCAAGAGGAACTCGCCCTTCAACATCAAAAGTAGGTCATACAGGCTTTATAACAATAGCAAGAGCCTGA
- a CDS encoding VIT1/CCC1 transporter family protein: MTFTSVLRTFSDASVTSYMPVVYSALFCCIAWGLADGLFYVWERRYNLKMENEIIDLCKSRLDTEAAISMIHDQLSNTILSNIDESKRQDLYLDLISYLSAAGRKEFVRPRDAFDIVAGTLLVSTLAGLMVLSPFFVVPDMYRALAISNWLGIILLFVTGYFRTYEQSPKDRLRSGFITAVVGMTIAVVTVVIGG; the protein is encoded by the coding sequence ATGACATTTACAAGTGTACTGAGAACTTTTTCAGATGCCTCCGTTACCTCGTACATGCCCGTAGTGTACTCCGCACTTTTTTGCTGTATTGCCTGGGGACTGGCAGATGGACTTTTCTATGTATGGGAACGCAGGTATAATCTCAAAATGGAGAATGAGATAATTGACCTGTGCAAGTCCCGTCTTGACACTGAGGCTGCAATATCGATGATACATGACCAGTTGTCCAATACGATACTCAGCAACATTGATGAAAGTAAAAGGCAGGATCTGTATCTTGACCTGATATCCTATCTGTCTGCTGCCGGAAGGAAAGAATTCGTGCGTCCAAGAGATGCATTCGATATTGTGGCAGGAACCCTACTTGTCTCCACTCTGGCCGGGCTAATGGTCCTCTCTCCTTTTTTTGTAGTGCCGGATATGTATCGTGCTCTTGCGATATCCAACTGGCTCGGAATAATCCTGCTTTTTGTGACCGGTTACTTCAGGACATATGAACAAAGCCCAAAGGACAGGTTAAGGTCAGGATTTATCACTGCTGTTGTTGGTATGACTATCGCTGTTGTAACTGTGGTAATCGGCGGGTAA
- a CDS encoding DUF5806 family protein, whose protein sequence is MNKYQKFKKMDNKSYSDVTRFLKETTHLTAREWVISRMCADFKNLSNHSEMTWIGENLPELVPFMDEQYSRQEVSNARASFKKKVQRSGTTFFYAYYAGLITQEEMLQIIHQMVKDIKKLMDTEGSEVPEEHATEVQMLVAEVLRNINESLDEAYY, encoded by the coding sequence ATGAACAAGTATCAGAAATTCAAAAAAATGGATAACAAAAGTTACTCCGATGTAACTCGTTTTTTAAAAGAAACTACTCATCTGACAGCACGTGAATGGGTAATCTCCAGGATGTGTGCAGACTTCAAGAATCTCTCCAATCACTCAGAAATGACCTGGATAGGCGAGAACCTCCCGGAACTCGTTCCATTTATGGATGAGCAATATTCCAGGCAGGAAGTCTCAAACGCACGTGCTTCGTTCAAGAAAAAAGTCCAGCGCAGCGGTACGACATTCTTTTACGCATATTATGCAGGTCTTATCACTCAGGAAGAAATGCTGCAGATCATCCATCAGATGGTGAAGGATATCAAAAAACTAATGGATACCGAGGGCAGTGAAGTCCCGGAAGAGCATGCAACTGAGGTTCAGATGCTCGTTGCCGAGGTGCTTAGAAATATCAATGAATCTCTGGATGAGGCTTATTACTGA
- the radB gene encoding DNA repair and recombination protein RadB has product MTEQLSSGCKPIDNLLCGGFEAGVVTQIFGEPGSGKTNLCLQLAVECVKKGKKAIYIDTEAISPDRFRQIAGENAKEIAQQIIIFEPHNFEEQYAAVKEIEKLISDKVGLILIDSATAFYRFELDQEESGIRTRRELANQIGLIHAIARKHRIVAVMTNQVYSDMAGGVRPIGGSGIEHISKTIIQLEKTGDGKRRAKLWKHRSLPEGGTCEFTITNEGVR; this is encoded by the coding sequence ATAACTGAGCAACTAAGTTCCGGCTGCAAGCCTATTGATAATCTTTTATGCGGAGGATTTGAAGCAGGCGTAGTCACACAGATATTCGGAGAACCGGGAAGTGGAAAGACAAATCTGTGTCTTCAGCTTGCAGTGGAATGTGTCAAAAAAGGAAAAAAAGCTATCTACATAGATACTGAAGCCATCTCGCCAGACAGGTTCAGGCAGATCGCCGGAGAGAATGCTAAAGAGATAGCTCAGCAGATAATTATCTTTGAACCTCACAATTTTGAAGAACAATATGCAGCCGTAAAAGAGATAGAGAAACTCATATCAGACAAAGTAGGGCTGATACTCATAGACTCTGCAACCGCTTTTTACAGGTTTGAACTTGACCAGGAAGAATCCGGCATAAGGACAAGAAGAGAGCTTGCAAACCAGATAGGACTTATACATGCTATCGCACGCAAACACAGAATAGTTGCCGTTATGACAAATCAGGTCTACAGCGACATGGCAGGTGGTGTTAGACCCATAGGCGGCAGCGGGATCGAGCATATATCTAAAACCATCATCCAGCTTGAAAAAACCGGAGATGGAAAAAGACGTGCAAAACTCTGGAAACACCGCTCACTCCCGGAAGGTGGCACCTGTGAATTTACCATCACCAATGAAGGTGTGAGGTAA